From the Deltaproteobacteria bacterium genome, one window contains:
- a CDS encoding adenylosuccinate synthase, whose product MANIIIIGMQWGDEGKGKIVDLLTEFAHVVVRFQGGNNAGHTVVVGQQKVILHLIPSGALYPQKKCVIGNGVVVDPQVLLAEIDELQKLGYFKGDDQLLISEDAHLIMPYHRRMDVARERMKGEGKIGTTGRGIGPAYEDKVARDGIRVGDLCNSKIFRKKLEATLAIKNRCLETCLKDKGFDLEEIFQEYGGYGERLKKYVIDISVFINHQIKQGQHILLEGAQGTHLDVDHGTYPFVTSSNTVAGGACTGAGIGPTKITEVIGVSKAYTTRVGEGPFPTELKDKVGERIRERGREFGATTGRPRRCGWLDIPLLRDAIRLNGLTGIALTKMDVLSEFETIKICTSYQHRNKRCQEVPSSIEVLQECVPVYEEIPGWKGELRNARNFKDLPPQAQDYVIRIEELTETEVILVSVGERREETILRRNPFERGPRLS is encoded by the coding sequence ATGGCTAACATCATCATCATCGGTATGCAGTGGGGGGATGAGGGCAAAGGAAAGATCGTTGACCTTTTGACTGAATTTGCCCATGTAGTTGTTCGCTTCCAGGGTGGGAATAATGCCGGACACACCGTGGTGGTTGGACAACAGAAGGTCATTTTGCACCTTATTCCATCAGGTGCTCTCTACCCGCAGAAAAAATGCGTCATCGGGAACGGCGTGGTCGTGGACCCGCAGGTTTTGCTGGCGGAGATTGATGAGCTGCAGAAGCTGGGCTATTTTAAAGGCGATGATCAACTTTTGATCAGCGAGGATGCCCATCTGATCATGCCCTATCACCGGCGCATGGATGTGGCCCGGGAGCGGATGAAAGGCGAGGGGAAAATCGGGACCACGGGAAGAGGGATCGGTCCGGCTTACGAAGACAAAGTAGCCAGAGATGGAATACGGGTCGGAGACCTTTGCAACTCAAAAATTTTCCGAAAAAAGTTAGAAGCCACCTTGGCCATTAAAAACCGTTGCCTGGAAACTTGCCTGAAGGACAAAGGATTCGATCTGGAAGAGATCTTTCAGGAATATGGCGGGTATGGCGAGCGACTGAAAAAATACGTGATTGATATTTCTGTTTTCATCAACCACCAGATCAAGCAGGGCCAGCATATCCTTTTGGAGGGAGCGCAGGGGACCCATTTGGACGTTGACCACGGCACCTATCCTTTTGTAACCTCTTCCAACACCGTAGCGGGAGGGGCCTGCACGGGAGCGGGGATCGGGCCGACGAAAATCACCGAGGTAATTGGAGTCTCCAAGGCGTACACGACTCGGGTGGGCGAAGGACCTTTTCCCACCGAGCTTAAAGACAAGGTGGGGGAAAGAATTCGGGAACGGGGTAGAGAATTCGGAGCAACCACCGGAAGGCCACGACGATGTGGTTGGCTGGATATTCCCCTGCTCCGGGATGCAATCCGCTTGAACGGCCTCACGGGAATCGCCCTGACCAAAATGGATGTGCTCAGCGAGTTTGAGACCATTAAAATTTGCACATCCTACCAACACAGGAATAAGCGCTGCCAAGAAGTTCCTTCGTCGATTGAAGTCCTGCAGGAATGTGTACCCGTATATGAAGAAATTCCGGGATGGAAGGGCGAGTTGAGGAATGCCCGCAATTTCAAAGACCTTCCTCCGCAGGCTCAGGATTATGTCATACGCATTGAGGAATTGACGGAAACAGAAGTGATTTTGGTCTCTGTGGGCGAGCGCCGGGAAGAGACAATTTTGCGGCGTAACCCCTTTGAACGAGGTCCTCGTCTTTCATAA
- a CDS encoding alanine--glyoxylate aminotransferase family protein produces the protein MDKQYLLAPGPTPVPPEILQRMAEPIIHHRAPAYEKILGEVREGLKYLFQTKKEVLIFASSGTGAMEGAVTNTLSAGDKAIVIEGGKFGERWANICKAYGVKAQILPVEWGQPIDPTLIAQALQADPSVKAVFTQATETSTGVLYPIKEIAEIVSRYPGTIMVVDAVSHLGAVKLPMDEWKLDIVVAGSQKAFMLPPGLSFAALSDKAWEFVGKSTLPKFYFDFKKELKNLMQNQSAYTPAVSLVMGLAESLRRIRKEGLENIFARHARLARATREAMLALGLKLYAPQAYSDTVTAVLAPPGVDGQKVVKILRDRHNLTIAGGQDQAKGKIFRIAHMGYVDKFDVIMAVAAVEMTLKELGYAVEMGKGVRAAMEVLTEKNRQ, from the coding sequence ATGGATAAACAATACCTGTTGGCACCCGGACCCACACCGGTTCCTCCCGAAATCCTGCAGCGGATGGCTGAACCCATCATCCATCACCGTGCGCCAGCATATGAAAAAATATTGGGAGAAGTGCGCGAAGGGTTGAAATATCTCTTCCAGACGAAAAAAGAAGTTTTGATCTTTGCTTCTTCAGGAACGGGGGCGATGGAAGGGGCCGTTACCAATACTCTTTCCGCAGGCGATAAAGCGATCGTGATTGAGGGTGGAAAGTTTGGGGAACGCTGGGCGAATATCTGTAAAGCCTACGGCGTGAAAGCGCAGATTTTACCCGTGGAATGGGGACAGCCCATTGATCCAACTTTGATCGCCCAAGCCTTACAGGCCGACCCATCGGTCAAAGCCGTTTTCACCCAGGCTACCGAGACCTCTACGGGTGTACTCTATCCCATTAAAGAGATTGCCGAAATCGTTTCCCGTTATCCGGGAACGATCATGGTGGTGGACGCTGTTTCCCACTTGGGGGCAGTGAAATTACCTATGGACGAATGGAAGCTGGACATCGTCGTGGCCGGTTCTCAAAAAGCCTTCATGCTCCCACCCGGCTTGTCTTTTGCGGCCCTTAGCGATAAGGCCTGGGAGTTCGTAGGAAAGTCAACTCTGCCCAAGTTCTACTTCGATTTCAAGAAGGAATTGAAGAACCTGATGCAGAATCAGAGTGCCTATACCCCGGCGGTATCCTTAGTCATGGGTTTAGCCGAATCGTTGCGAAGGATCAGGAAAGAAGGGTTGGAGAATATTTTCGCCCGCCATGCCCGACTGGCCAGGGCCACTCGTGAGGCCATGCTGGCTCTCGGTTTAAAACTTTATGCCCCCCAGGCTTACTCCGACACAGTAACGGCTGTGCTGGCACCCCCGGGAGTAGATGGCCAGAAGGTGGTAAAGATCTTGCGGGATAGACACAACCTGACCATTGCCGGCGGTCAAGATCAGGCTAAGGGAAAAATCTTTCGGATTGCCCACATGGGGTACGTGGATAAGTTTGACGTCATCATGGCTGTGGCCGCAGTGGAAATGACCCTCAAGGAACTGGGCTACGCGGTAGAAATGGGTAAGGGTGTTCGGGCAGCGATGGAAGTACTAACCGAAAAAAACAGGCAATAG